From the genome of Cervus elaphus chromosome 31, mCerEla1.1, whole genome shotgun sequence:
ATTATAGAAGTGTTCGTAATagcaaaaatgtggaaaaaaccCAGGTGCCCATCAGTAGATAAGGAATGCAATGAATTATGACATATCTATCTGATTCACTATGATAGTCAACCACCAGAAAGAATAAGATAGATCGATCTATGTGCTGACAGTGAATAGATGTCCAAAATACATTTGGTGGGGAGAGAGTTAGGCAGTAAGCACAAAAGGTTTATAAATATGACCCCttgagaatatattttaattatatatttcattGTCTACATTTATTTACACATTATATCTCCATGTGTtttccatatatgtatatgtgtaatgcCTAAAATGTTTCTGAAACACCAAAATCTCTGCCTTGGATGGGGGACTTAGCTAGGGGAAGCAATCACCAGTAGCAAACTGTGTCTTCACTTTTTAACCTTTGTCCATCATTTGCATTTTACAATCTTgtgctttttttctgttgttgacaTGAGTTACTTGAGCTATGGGATAATTagcctttattttctgtttttcacattcttctattttttaaaaactaatgaatATTAGGAGAAAAAAGTGGCCACACATCTAACtttcttccttattcttttcATTCTGAGTTTCCAAGGTAACCAATCAGAGCCTCGCTCCTGATTATATCATTGATATGCCTTTTGGACTACACAGTTAGTTTACTTCCATGTAATTGCTCATTGTGGTATCTCGAGATGCCACATCAACTATCTGCATACAAAGGAATTTGATGCCTGGTTTTTTTAGAGTTTTATCACTGTCATTGGGTTGTCCTGTAGTTTGGAtccgtggtggtggtttagttgctgaatcgtgtccaactctttgccacctcatggactgtagcccgccaggctcctctatctatgggatttcccaggcaagaattctggggtagattgctattcctttctccaggggatcttcctgacccaaggatcaaacctgggtgtcccacattgcaggcagattctttaccaaccgagccaccagggaaacccctttggATCCTTAGTATATTACATCTGAAAGTAACACAGAAGGTATTCTGATTAAATGtcatattttattaagaaatcaAATTTTCAGTAAGTACCCATATTCAATATGTACCCATGTTGAGTTCTCCCAggattgtatttttaaatgtctctcTTATCCTTACCTTCTTAGAAACTTACAGGTACCCCGAAATGACTGAGATTGAACAGGCAGAGGCCCAACTCTCTGAGTTAGACCTGCTGGCCAGTATGTTCCCCGGTGAGAACGAGCTCATCGTGAACGACCAGCTGGCTTTAGCAGAACTGAAAGAGTGCATTGAAAAGAGGACCATGGAAGGACGATCTTCAAAAGTTTACTTTACAATCAGTATGAACCTGGACGTATCTGAGGAAGCAATGGTAATTCAGTTTTACTTCTGGAAGCATTGAAATATGTCTCAACTTAAAACAGCACTTAGggcagtttttctttctctctctttttttaaatcaggtgATGTTTTCTCTGGCCTGTATTCTTCCTTTTAAATACCCTGCAGTTCTGCCTGAAATTACTGTCAGGTATGTTACAGACCCTGGCCAACTTTAGAGGTCAAAACTAATCTGAGAACAAAAGCAGTTCTCAAGTTTGTTCTGAgaaaattcatttaatatttaatccCATATCTTTTCCATCAGGTCCGAATTATTAAGTAGATCCGAGCAGGCTCAGCTGAACACGGATCTGACCGCATACCTACAAAAGAACTGTCTCGGAGATGTCTGTATACTGAATGCCACAGAGTGGGTTCGAGAACATGCTTCTGGCTACATCAGCAAAGACGTCACCCCGTCCCCTGCTCCGGGAAGTACAGTCCAGCCGGGCCACCACGTTCTCACAAGGCTCTGGATCTACAGCCATCACATCTACaacaaatacaaaagaaaaaatattctcgAGTGGGCAAAGGAGCTTTCCCTCTCTGGGTTTAGCATGCCTGGGAAACCTGGTGTTGTTTGTGTGGAAGGCCCACAGAGCACCTGTGAAGAATTCTGGTCAAGGTTGGCCATCACAACCCTTTTTTGTTTTGTGGATGCGCtggggtcttcgttgctatgtgCGGGCTTTCTCTCCTCTTACAGCGAGTGGacacttctctctagttgtgctctgtgggcttctcattgtggcttctcttgtcgcagagcacaggttctacacacacgggctcagtagttgtgacttgctGGCTCTGGGGCACCAggcgtgggcttcaggagttgcggctCGTGGGCCCTaaagcatgcaggcttcaggagttgtggctcgtgggccctaaagcatgcaggcttcaggagttgtggctcgtgggcccTAAGccatgcaggcttcaggagttgtggctcacgggcccTAAGccatgcaggcttcaggagttgtggctcgtgggcccTAAGccatgcaggcttcaggagttgtggctcacgggcccTAAGCcgtgcaggcttcaggagttgtggtttGTAGGCCCTAAAGgatgcaggcttcaggagttgtggctcacgggcccTAAGccatgcaggcttcaggagttgtggttcaCGGGCCCTAAGCTggacaggcttcaggagttgtggctcgcGGCCCTAAGCaatgcaggcttcaggagttgtggttcgTGGGCCCTAAGCTgggcaggcttcaggagttgtggtttTCGGGCCCTAAGCTGTGCAGTCTTCAGGAGTTGTGGTTTGCAGGCCCTaaagcatgcaggcttcaggagttgtggtttGCAGGCCCTaaagcatgcaggcttcaggagttgtggctcgcGGGCCCTaaagcatgcaggcttcaggagttgtggtttGCAGGCCCTAAGctgtgcaggcttcaggagttgtggtttGCAGGCCCTaaagcatgcaggcttcaggagttgtggtttGCAGGCCCTAAGctgtgcaggcttcaggagttgtggtttGCGGGCCCTAAGccatgcaggcttcaggagttgtggtttGCGGGCCCTaaagcatgcaggcttcaggagttgtggtttGCGGGCCCTAAGctgtgcaggcttcaggagttgtggctcacggCCCTAAAGCATGCAGTCTTCAGgaattgtggctcatgggcttagtggcTTCACAGTATGTAGAATCTCGCtggaccagcgatcgaaccctgcactggcaggtgtattcttatccactgaaccaccagagaagtccaagtcTTTCACAACTTCTGTCTGCCTTGTCAATTATTACGTCTGCAACAtgatactcagttcagttcagtccctcagtcgtgactgactctttgcgaccccatggactgcagcacaccaggcttccctgtccatcaccaactcccggagcttgctcaaactcatgtcggtgATGAgtcagccagccatctcatcctctgtcgtccccgtctcctcctgcccacaatctctcccagcatcagggtcctttccaatgagtcagtgctttacatcaggtggccaaagtattggagcttcagcttcagcatcagtccttccaatgaatatccatgactgatttcctttaggatggactggttggatctcctagcagtccaagggactctcaagagtcttctcgaacaccacagttcaaaagcagcaattctttggtgctcagctttctttatagtctctcgcatccatacatgactcctgggaaaaccatagctttgacagacctttgttggcaaagtaatgtctctgctttttaatatgctgtctaggtttgtcatagctatttgtccaaggagcaaacgtctcttaatttcatggctgcagtcaccatctgcagtgattttggagcccaagaaaaaaaagtctgtcactgtgtcatGTATCACGTGATACTAGAGATGTGGAAATCTGTGTGTCCCTGAAGTCATATCAGGATTTAGTCTAAAACAGCACTCACATTTGGTCAGCGTACTCCCCTCACCTCGGCGCAGAGAAGATGTTCTGTAGATAGATGTTAAGTCCCGCCCCTGCCCACAACACTGCCTACTGTCCCCTCCATTTCTATGGATCTGATTCTTCTCTCATCTTAGCGATGCCGTAAGTTGTGTGTACCCTATGGAACAAGGAGATTTCTAATCTTATTTCTATGAAAGTGAGAAATgaaaagtgtcagtcgctcagtcgtgtccaactcttagcgaccccatggactgtagcctgccaggctcctgcgtccctggaattctccaggcaagaatactagagtgggttgccattcccttctcccagggatcttcctgacccaggaactgaatccaggtctcctgcattgcagcaaattctttaccgtctgagccaccagggaatcttatTTCTCTACCGATACTCTAAATGACAAGCCCCTTCAAGAGGTTGAGATTCAGGAATTTCTACATTTGTTAAATGCTGATACCAGGCAGTGATAATGGCAGTAAATGAGTTTGCGGATGGGATatgggggaaatggcaacccactccagtattcttgcctggaaaagctcttggacaaaggagcctggtgggcttacagtTCATAGCATTGCaaaacagacatgactgatcacgtATTCCTGGAATCatatttgattaaaataaaatccatgtgAGATAAAAGGACATTTCTTTACTTCTAGGAAAAGGCATTGATAAATCTATTTTATAGCTTCTACTTTCAGGGCTTTAGAATACACATCTTCAAAATTTCTACTCTGAACATTTCTTTTCAGGCTCAGAAAATTAAACTGGAAGAGAATTTTAATTCGCCATCGAGAAGACATTCCTTTTGATGGTACAAGTGAGGACATGGAGAGACaaagaaaattttcagtttttgaagAAAAAGTATTCAGTGTTAATGGAGCCAGAGGAAACCACATGGACTTTGGTCAACTGTATCAGTTTTTGAATGCCAATGGATGTGGGAATGTTTTCCAGATGTTGTTTGGTGTGGAAGGACAGTGAGCAGGGGAGTGGCTGAAAGCGTTTTGCCACTGTTGGTCTTTtgactttttcctctcttttgctTGAAAGATTAATTTGACTTTAGTCCCACTCTAGAATGtcaaggaggaaaaagaggaaaagcaatGTAGCAGAAATGCATCTGTTAAAAATGTCATGGTTAGAACTGAGTTTTAATTTATAATCTTAAAATTATTGGTAGACATTTCTTGACTTACAAGCTACCCgttttgaaagagaaattaattatattataaCGTGGGTGGTCCATCTTGCCACCCATCCACAATCCCTTCCCCCTGTATCTGTGTCCACTAAAGAACCTCGAAAGGCTAAAGGCTCACTGTCACAGACTCTCTTGCAGCTAGGGTGGCTGGGGGACACAGCTTTGACCATGGAATCTCTGGAAAAACTTTTGCTTCCCTGATTAAAGTGATAGATGCAACTAGGGCACCTCTTCCGTCTCTTCTGTCACAAACACCAAAATGATCACTGGAGCTGCAATAGTCCAGTAGCCACGAAGGAAGGAGGGGTCAAGAGAGCCACAGAGATGCCAGTCCTCAAGCAGTTGAACTGCTGATCCAACACTAGCCCCTGCCTATCTCTAGATAGCTTATTAGGAAATAAAAccagttttatttgtatttctgtgcctGTTACTAGCAGCTGGAAGTGAATTTGCcaattagatttttttcagaGCATTAGTTTTGCAGGTACCCTGGCCATTTGGTACAAAGACAGGTGAGATTTTTCTGAAACAGAGTTTGCAGTTCATCTGTATTTTTGTACACTCACACTCTGCCCCTGCTTCTTGGCTTACCTCACAGAAGGCTTTGAAGATTTTTTAATAGGTCTCAAGCGTGCATGGAATTGGTAATTTAGAGCATTTGTTTTTGGCAAATTGGATTTTGacaaatttttttcattctgcaaGTGGCTTTCTGTAAATCTACTTTCAGCAAATTGACCCACTCAAATAAACACACAACCTGGTTTTTGAGATCCTGCATAAACCAGTTTCAAAAGTgatgattaaatatttactaactGCTATTACTCAGGTTGATCCTGTGTGTTGGGTATTCCTTGAGGAGTGAGACTCGGATGGAGGaatgggtggaggtggggggcacaTGCATTGTTTATCTTAGTAAAACAGTTGGAGGCAACTTATGCGGCCGTCACTAAGAGAATAAGTACATTATGCTACATATTATCCAATGCTAGGGAGAAAACAAAAGGGATAAAGTAGAACTACAAGGAAAGGTGGATACATCTTAGATACACACACAGGGAAGAATCCAAATGGTATTCACCGATGCGAGTCTTAGGTGCCTTCTCAGGTTCCCTCCCTGCTGCCCACCTCCCTGATGCCCACCTCCCGGGTGCCCTGTCAGCTGCCCTGGAAATGCCAGTCCTTCCTCCGCGGCCACCACACAGCCAGACGGACCAGCTGTACCTTACTTTCTGACTTCCCCAGCCACTTCCAGACTGGGATGCAGTACCCTACCAAGCATGATACCAACATGGCAACAACAGTCCAACAAGGGGACAAGGTGATGCCATGTTACTTTCAGCAGGGATAAACTACTAAAACAACTAAAATAGTTGGACactattttaatgaaaaacacaTTGTATGTATAAATACATTGATCTCAAGTGTAATATAAAAACATAGACTATAATAATGTAGCTTTATAAGCTTTCTTCCCAGACAGCTGTCAAATTTAGACATTGAACTATTAACACAGTGACCAAGAGAAGTACAGAGTTTTCAACCTCATAATTAAGaaattttctctgaaaatgaatCAAAGTATTAGTCATCAATAAAGAAAACAAGTTAGATAGTCTGCCTATATTATATAATGTAAAAGACACCATATAAGCTGTAAGAAACTAAAATGTAATAGGAAATATAGATTTTTTAGACTTTTACCAatgatcatgggcttccctggtggctcagtggtaaagaacttgcctgccagtgccgaGACAGAGGtgtaatccctgggttgggagaatcccctggagaaggagatggcaacccacaccagtgttcttgcccgggaagtctcacggacagagaagcctggcaggttacatacagtccataaggtcacaaaagagtcagacacgacttggtgactaaccAACCAAACCAATGTACTACATATATAAACAtccttaaatgtaaaattattcaGTATGATTGCATGATGTCTATCCCATGATGACAGTTTGTCAATGTATTAATCTGAAAAACATCTTGAACTGAAATCATCTATAAAGAAATgataaatctttaaaagaaagtcTTAGTCTCAAATCAAGTTATGTTTAACATAATTGATTGAATCTATAGAAAGCAAGAGTGTTAGCAGGAAACATTGGCTACATAaccatttttatttgtaaaagtaATTCTGGTACAAACAATAGTTTTCTCAAGTCgatcaaaacaaaatcaaaaaaattctaaaattaaccTCATAAAACCAAATTAAGTTTGGATTAACTTAATCAAAGCCAGCCCTACCCCCTGCACATTAATTTGACagagtgtattaaaaaaacaaacaaaaaaacttatcTGCTATCTAGCATAACTGATGATTACTTTTGGCACCTATATAAAAGTAAcaagcacagttttttttttttaaagaaagttgtatatcagggaaacccaacaaTATATCATTCATGAAATTCCATTAAAGCTACCAGGCAGCCAAGAGTTAATAGAACATAAGAAGAATtgatgcaatgccaaagaatgctcaaactactgcacaattgcactcatctcacacactagtaaagtaatgctcaaaattctccaaaccaggcttcaggatTACAGGAaccatgaccttccagatgttcaagctggctttagaaaaggcagaggaaccagagatcaaattgccaacatccactgcatcatcgaaaaagcaagagagttccagaaaaacatctatttctgctttattgactatgccaaaaccttcgactgtgtgaatcaccaaaactgtggaaaattctgaaagcgatgggaataccagaccacctgacctgcctcttgagaaatctgtatgcaggtcaggaagcaacagttagaactggacatggaacaacagactggttccaatcaggaaaaggagtacatcaaggctgtatattgtcaccctgcttatttaacttccatgcagagtacatcatgagaaactctgggctggatgaagcacaagctggactcaagattgctgggagaaatagcaataacctcggatctgcagatgacaccacccttacggcagaaagtgaagaactaaagagcctcttgatgcaagtgaaagaggagagtgaaaatgttggcttaaagctcaacattcagaaaactaagatcatggcatccagtcccatcacttcatggcaaatagatggagaaacaatggaaacactgtcagaatttattttggggggctccaaaatcactgcagatggtgactgcagccatgaaattaaaagatgcttactccttggaaggttatgaccaacctagacagcatattaaaaagcagagaccactttgccaacaaaggtccatctagtcaaggctgtggtttttctattagtcatgtacggatgtgagagttggactataaagaaagctgagcgttgaagaattgaggcttttgaactgtggtgttggagaagactcttgagagtccgttggactgcaaggagatccaaccagtccttttaaaggaaattagtcctgaatattaaatggaaggactgatgctgaagctgaaactccaatactttggccaccttatgcgaagaactgactcattggaaaacaccctgatgctgagaaagattgaaggcaggaggagaagggaacgatagaggatgagatggttggatggcatcatcgactcaatggacatgagtttgagtaaactgagcgactgaactgaactgaaggacaggTACATTACTTGAAAGTTCCCTGTCCCCCTGAAACAATGATTACAACTACTTAGTAcaaacttgaaaaagaaagtgaaatcgctcagtcgtgtccgactctttgcgaccccatggactgcagcccttcaggctcctcggtccatgggattttccagacaagaatactggagttattccccttcttcaggggatcttctcgacccagcgattgaacccggCTCTACCGGCATTACAGGTAAatgctttaccgcctgagccaccagggaagatctaaGTCCACAAAAATTCTGCCAAGGGGCACCAGGAGCCTTCCCCTTTAGCAACATCTGGCAATCTGACCCCACCGCGTCGTAGGAGGGATGTTCGCCTTCAAGTCCTCTGCCTCTGCCATCTCTATGAAATGTCAAAGGCAGACAtctgctccttggaggagcaGAACCCGGGGAGGGAAGATTCCGGCTCAGCGGCGTAAAGCAGGTGACTGGCTACCTACGGACACCAGGGTTCCGAGACGCTCCCAAGTACACCTGGCCAGAATTCACGCGCCTCGCTCACAGGCTCCCAGGTCACCTGACCTCCGCCTGAGCAGCGGGGAGGCCCCTGCGGTGACTTCACGCATGCGCCCCGGAAGCACGCTCGCTCCTAGGGGCAAAGGCGTATTGGGGCTGCCCGGCAGGGGGCGCTGGTGTCTGATCTTCTGGCTCGGTGCTGACTCTGTGGGCTGTCCTTCAGGCGGGCAGCCTCCAACTCTTCTTCTGGTGCTGAGAtgcaccttttttctttttaatatttatctttcggGGGGGAAAATGGCATCGATCCACATTCTCTTGGGATTGCCCAGGTGTTGCTAACAGCTGGAATAATTGGAGGCATGATGTTTCAGGGACCTGAATGGTGTCTTCGAGGACCAGGGTGTCCCTGGATTCTAACCAAGGAATTACTGAAATGGaggcttaattatttttttaatattaaaaatatttttctttcgtTTTAAACTGATACTCTATTGTTTTAAACAAATTGAAGTAGTTTTAGAGAAATTTAAATGACTCGAGTTCTCAACAATATTGTGGTCTTGAGATATTTTGAAGTTCTAATTaatgatacttttttaaaaatttatttatttatttaatatattgtagtggtttttgccatacattgacatgaatcagccataatgaTTCTTTAAATAACACTAAATGTAACCGAAACTAAAATATGATagaaaacagtaatttttttaggaaaaaaaaatcttgtttattGACCTAAAGTTCGTTTTATcggagttcttttttaaaaatttatcaaaatataattgatttacaatgtgttaactTCTCTATTACAGTAAAGTGATacaattatacaaatatatagtttctTGGAAAAAGTAAATTTTGATAGACCATCACTtttgttcttaaaatattttcagactatCTATTTTCAAATAGTCCCTGAAGAATCATTTGCTTTGGATGATTAAATATACAAGTTTTGCTCATGTAGTAcagagacttaatttttttcccctggggtGTTTGGCATTTTGAGTTTTgtaaacttgttttcttttctccccaccccccaaaatatATGCAAGTAAATCTGTGCAGTACGTTTTTATTGGAAAGGTAACCATTgtataaaatgtacaaataactGGATATAAAACTCACCCATAACCTTGTTTTACGTTTTTTAGcatattatttttgtatatgtggtCTTTGCTGTTTTTACACAAGTCATAGTGTCTGTGCTGCTTTGTTATCTGCCTTCTTTGATAAAACAATAGGTTGTAAACATTTCCATGAAATTAATTATTTTCAAGACTGTCTTATGTTCGGTTGTCTGAGTGCACTGTAATTGATTTCAGCAGTTCCCTGGTTTGGTGTAGTTTCAAAAACAAAGCTGCTCTGAGCATCCATTATTATCTCTTTAAGTTAGATTTCAAGAAATGGAATTTCACTCTGGAATTCTGGATTTGTCTTGC
Proteins encoded in this window:
- the RWDD2B gene encoding RWD domain-containing protein 2B, translating into MTEIEQAEAQLSELDLLASMFPGENELIVNDQLALAELKECIEKRTMEGRSSKVYFTISMNLDVSEEAMVMFSLACILPFKYPAVLPEITVRSELLSRSEQAQLNTDLTAYLQKNCLGDVCILNATEWVREHASGYISKDVTPSPAPGSTVQPGHHVLTRLWIYSHHIYNKYKRKNILEWAKELSLSGFSMPGKPGVVCVEGPQSTCEEFWSRLRKLNWKRILIRHREDIPFDGTSEDMERQRKFSVFEEKVFSVNGARGNHMDFGQLYQFLNANGCGNVFQMLFGVEGQ